GCCATTATGACTTTATGTGATAAGTCACTTAATCATCCATTAAGTAATGTTTATTCTCACTCTTAGTGGAAAGAGTTGCAGGCCCATCAACATGCTGCACACTGGTACATGTCATGGTATGAACACAGTCTGGATATCCACCGCCCACTAATATCAGGTGCAGCTCCATGACAATTAATTTTGTTTCGAGTCCACTCCAGTGTATTTCTAACTTCAATGACAAATGTGGACTTGTGTCCTCTAAAGTCATGTCATGTATACTCATTTGCAAATGATTACTTAATGTTTCgttaatgtttaatatttgaaaaCCTCATGTTCCACCCCTAGCGTGTATGATATAAAGACCATTGGGTCATGCAACATGTAGATGTTTGCATCTGATGAGCAgtttgaataataaaaaaaaaaaaaaaaaaaaaaaaaaacattgcttcATATAGTCATAGTGACTTGATCATTTGTTAATGGTCAGCAACAGGCATTCATGATACATCCTGCATTAATTCAGGCATTAAACCACTATGACtcatgcattatttatttattcatttagtgTTAACAATGAGTAAAGGGCAAATGTGAGGGACTGTATGTTGCATATACTTTCCATAGTCGAGATAATCAGTAAACAAAAGTAATATTTTACCAAGATACATGACACTGTTTGAATTATGCTGATATGCTGGACTTTTACCTCTCTAATGATAATTGCAATCGGAAATTGTTCCAACACCATGTTTGTATGagattatgttattatttattatactgACAAGGGGTTTTTGGAGCACTTTAAAGTGTCAAAGCCATCTCCATCTGAGCGCACAAAAGCGTCAGGATGTGACTGTGGTTACAGCGAGTGTTCTGATAcatgtatgttttaataaaggTGTAATTCATCATTTCGTTTTGAAAACTAGAAATATGCATATGGCCCATTCTCTCTCTATTATTGCTGTTATGATTGGCCGCCACATGGAGCCAGGCGGCGGGGttgaagagagggagagaaagggggtgggggggcgcCTGGTCCCTCATCGGGCTCACCAACAAAAGCGAGCCGAGACAGCTGCTCTCTCCACAGTCCACACTATTAAAGATCTGGAACAGGGATCTGGGGGTGGCGAGGTGCCAAAAACCCTGCACTTCAAAGGTCTGAAAGTCTTCCTACATTTGGGGCAATAGAGTTTAGTGGTGCTTTTTGCGGAAATGCTGCGCAATTGTGGTAATTCCGTGCGTAAAAGAGCACCTGTAAACGCAGTATGGCATTTACCTGGAAGGTGGCACAGATGCCTACGTGGTCCTTTTTCGAGCAGACAGCACTGCTCTATTGTCGGGGTAATTTGCATGATAATACCGTGGACAAAACATGTATAATAACGAGGGCAGAGTCGAGCATTCGTTTtagacataaacaaacagacattgTGCGCAAAAGACTAAACCAGCACACCCAAACGCAGAAAGTCTCATGCCGTTACCACATATACCAGCATCACTAAATTCTTAACAGTCCAAGTGTTGGTTAAAGGATGTCAGTCGTATCTTTTTCTTGTTTAGTCTACATACACCACGTTACAATAACATGGCACAAATGGTGCAGATTATCAGCAAAATCAACCAGATATTATGAACTCTCTTACAGCAGAGCGGGCAACGTGAGAATGCGGTTACACACAAATCAGAAGTCACCAAACAACAGGGAGAACAAACGAGGCGCAGGCCAACACCTGTCGCTTTCTTTGGAGAAGGGCCCTAATTCCCCCGGCTGATTCAGTTTGGGCCGAGGGGCCGCCAGCAGCAGCTGCCAACTGAAGGCATCGCGTTACATCCGCCAAACAGCCGGGTAAATCTGCTGAGGCTCGGACACAAAAGACAGCAGAACGAAGAATGGGTAGGGCAGAAAACAGACTGGGCAGATTTTAGTGGTAGTGATGTTGAGATGCTCTGACGCGTCAAACTGGTCAGAAAATTGCGCAACAAGGATTCAAAGccagaaatataaatgaatgtcactAAATTCTATTTAGCCTACCTTGAACTCATATCATAACTCACtcttgaataaaaatgtaatcctCAGTCTATGTAATGGCAGTGATTAGACCATCATTCACaaagttttatataaaaataaggtgtgtGCATCACTCTAACAGCCTTCTCTCCCTGTGGCTCTGCCTGATAATGAATTGTGTACAGCTAAGTGGAAGTACACACAGTTCGTTAGTACCAACAGTGGGGGGAAAAACAGAGCGGTCGATCCCTTAAcccaaaaaaaatctgattaaagCCAGTCCAGCTCCTCGGGGCGCAGACTGGGGCTGACCGGAGACAAAGGGAGTGGGCGCTCATTGGCTCCGGCCGTGTGCGCTCTGTTGTCCCCCAGCGAGAGCAGCTCAGCCCCTATTCACATGTTAATAAGCCCCTATAAATACTAACAACAGCCACTCAGCGCCAGCAGCACGTCTCACTTGGATTGCACAATAAACACAGGGCGCCTCGCCTGCGAGTTtgtcgattttttttttcttcctgtaaccGGTTCCGTTTGCCAGCTGCCCCTCACTGAGGAATCGGGAGTAAAAAAGCAACAGTGGGAGAAGCCACAGAAGCGGCGATCCAACCAACATGGCCCCCTCGGCTCGGCCCAGCAACACCGGACTTGACATGGAAGAAGATGAGCTCTATTACGGGATTCAGAAAGGGGACAGAAAGGTACCACTCTGACGGGATAACAGACGCTCTCTGGACAAACTTGGCAACGACGCACTTGTCACACCGGTTTCGCACCGCATCAGTCTGTATCTCCCATTGCTGCAAATTGCAGAGTTTTATGCCAGGAGTGTGTACCTGAAGAGAGAACCTATTGATTTTAGTAGTTAATTACATCCCACATATGGTTGCAACTTTAATCACAGAGCGAGGAACATCACAACGATTTTGTATTACGCATTCACTATCCACATAACCTATATACACACAGCTCTAAGATTAATTGTGCTCTTTCCTGCAGACTAGGAAACCCCTGGTGGAGAAGAAGAGGCGAGCTCGCATCAATGAGAGTTTGCAGGAGCTGCGGACTTTGCTGGCAGACACAGACGTGAGTACAGAGCGCACAATGCACATCATGTTCACCTGTCCCCGTGATGTGGAGGTGGATCTTGGTTCTGATGGAGCTTCGCTCGTTGTTTCCACAGTTTCACTCCAAGATGGAGAACGCAGAGGTGCTGGAGATGACGGTGAAAAAGGTGGAGGATATCCTGAAGAACCGAACCCAAGGTCTGCACAAATCTGCTCAACCTAAACACTCTATACCATAAGAACTGGAGTgtgcatcctttttttttaactacaaCTTCTAGCCAAGTACTTTAAATATTGATGATATATGGATTTGGGAGATTTCAGAAgatatttacacacaaaaaggtTGTGAAACACTCATGAAGAATGTGAATGTGACCACCGGACGCCTGTCTTTAGATACTCTCCACCAGTGGTTGGGACTGAGCTAGAATAAGCCAACAACTTCAGAACAGCTGAAATGTAATGCAGcaggaaaaatacaattttagagCTATCTCACCTTATCTGAGTCTGGGGCTGCAGGACTGAAGTTCAGTCTGAAATTTACAGGATGACAGCAAGCAAGTTCTTTTTGGCATTTACTGGATAACCAGGAAATGGTGGGAAATGTCTCACATGTCTCAGTTTGTAGTTGGACTTAACTGGACTCAGTAGTGGACCAAGTATTGAGAAtcttgtatttaaataaaagtagcaataaCACAATTTAGAAAAACTCACttgcaagtaaaagtcctgcattcaaaattttacttgAGTCAAAGTACAGAGGTATTATCATGTAattgtacttaaagtatcaaatgaaaacatacttattatGCAGAATGGTCCTTCTCAGaagtttatattattacatatgtTATATtatcagattattattattgatgcatgaacatgtaagtagcattttaatgttgtactGGGGCTGGAGCAATTTATAACCACTTTATATAGTTggtgtcaaataaatgtagtggagtaataAGTATAATATTTCTCTCTATAGTGGAATAGTAGTATATGAgtacaaaatggaaatactcatgtaaagtATGGATTTTTAGATACTTTCCACCAATGGTTGGGACTGTTAGCAGTGCAAtaagttttagtcattttatgatctctctctctctctcctcccacaGAATCAGATGCACTCAGCCGTGAAGCCAGCGAGAGATTTGCTGCCGGCTACATCCAGTGCATGCATGAGGTCCACATGTTTGTGTCCAGCTGTCCTGGGATCGATGCAACAGTGGCAGCCGAGCTCCTCAACCATCTGCTGGAGTGCATGCCCCTGAATGAGGACCACCTCCAGGACGTGCTGATGGATTTAATCACAGACACTTCTGGGAGCAGCACTTGGCACGGAGGCAGCGAGACGCTCTGCGCGACCCTGGCCTCCCCCGGAGGAAGGAGTGTATCCAGCAGCTCGTCCTCGGCCCTCTCCCCGGCCCCGTCCACCACATCCAGCGAGGACCTGTGCTCTGACCTGGATGAGACCGACAGCGAGCACAACCACAGCTCCACAGAGGGTATGGAGAGCAGGGAGGCCCTGAGCATGCCCACCATCACCTACCCCCTGTCTATGTGGAGACCCTGGTAGAGGTCTGGGGGGTTTGGATAGGATGCAGTTGGGATACGTTGAAGCAGGGTttatgggtgtttttttttaaagatgtgacACTGAGCCTCCCACATAAAGGGAAAATTCCACCctaaaacacatgaacactttAAAAACTGCCATTTGTGCGCTCATTTACGCCTGCAGATAACTGACCACATGCATGGATTTTTTCTGGACTCCCCACAGTGATGATTAATAATCGCATCTGTTGTACAAGAGgcacagagacactgacagcAGCCTCAGTTGAGGGATCATGACTGCAGGTTTTCTCTTCGCCCTGGAGTGCTGCAAGTTTATACCCTTCCTTTGCATTCTGGGAAGTGTAGGAGCAGGTTGAGGAAACAACATGTCATTAGAAAATCACTCCTGAAGTACAGAACATTGGATATcacagaaaaaatgttaaagggTGGAGTTTTCCTTTAGGGGTCTTTCCTTTCCAGGGTCTCTCCAGCTAAGGACCTCCTGAAagtcccccctcccctcctcccccctttcCTTCTCAGTAGTGACACACTGGCTTTGAGTCCACCTGAGTCCACTGTTGAGACTTTTCCTTTCACCCAGAGAAACCTTCCCTCTCAACACTTCACTTATAACCCAACAGCAAAGGACAGACAAGGAACAGTTCAGCATGTTCACACTGTTTTTGTGTCAATAACTTTGTGTATATAGGATTTGTATGAGGAGAAAAGCTCTTTTAGAAACCAAGAAGTTTGGCAATGCCTctgattaatataaatatttctaTTGTATTTCATAAAGGCCTGTAGTTTATTTGACCAGTAGCCTCCTTCTGAACGACCACTTTATGTTGTAATGATGTTTAGAGATGTTTTGCCAGGAAATGTCTGaatttgctaaataaataaaataatgcaacTGAAATGCTTTTGTCTGATGTGACTCAATACACCAGAGATTTAGAGATTTacaatattttccaaaaaaagtaaaaacttttaagggaaaaatgggtaaaaaggtttttattgaGGGAAAATTGTCAaggtatatttatttatcactgaAGAATTGGCTTACACTACTTACATGATGAAGGACACCAGTTTAAGTTGTATTAAGTCATTTATCCCTATAAACCTATAGGACTGAGGTTTGATTCCAACCAGCCAAATTTTTACCAGCAACTAATGTAGTTTTTGGTGAACAAGCAAATACACAATATGTCGTTATATAGTttttattgtgaatattttacactttaaatTACACAAACATTCCACAAAATTATCATATCCTCAAGATACGCTCTCCTGTTCCTAataactcctcctcctctcaggtCTGAGCTGCAGTCCCTTCACACCACGAGGACGCGCGGTGCGGGTGCACACATGAAAGAGTCGCACCTCTCCAAAGTGTCTTCGCTCTCACCTCAGAGCCAACGACCATATTAACAATTAACTGTTAGATCCTGCCTGCACTGTCTGGACCCACCATCAACCTACAGCGACGCAACTTGGTCCCTCTTTCctgatataaaatgaaatagtGAATAACCGGTTCCCAACAGGCCAAAAGGCTATATCTAATATTTGGTGAAAATCACACTTTGTTCATGTGGTCCATTGTCTGATGATCTTGCTGGAGTCTTGCAGGATTAATTAGTCCGGGTGGAGGTTGAGGTGGAGGAAGTGGAGGCAAACTGGACCTGGGTGTGAATGTCGGAGGAAACACATTGAAATGGGAGCGGACGAGACACGGTGATCAAAGCTGCTAGCGACCATTTGACAGAAGAGCGTCAAAGCCCGCAGAGTTGAAAAGACACTAAAAAGGATACGAGCAGTCTCAGATTCTTCAAAGGGAGcaaccagcacacacacacacacacacacacacacacacacacacacacacacacacacacacacacacacacactcactcaggaCTTCGGACTGACAGACATGGGCTATCAAGGGATGCAGACCAGTGATTGAGGAATTATTCAGATCTTTTCCTTACGTAACAGTAGCACTTGCTCGATGTGAAAATACTGTACTGAAATCAAAGTTAAGTCTCCTCACAAAGGAGAATGGTATATCCTCCAGTTCTTATGGCCCAGGATTAATATGGAATGCCATTAGAAATGATTTAATGATAATGATAGTATAAATGAAGCCAGTAGGTCTCATTAGGAAGTGCTTTacagcatttcagtgttgtAGCTGGTCCAGGTGGAGTTGATTTGAACTACTTCATGTGCTGCTGAGGTGTTAAATCATCAACAGcctatcatattttataagctcattacatatattttgtatgtaaaat
This is a stretch of genomic DNA from Thunnus albacares chromosome 6, fThuAlb1.1, whole genome shotgun sequence. It encodes these proteins:
- the her13 gene encoding hairy-related 13, whose product is MAPSARPSNTGLDMEEDELYYGIQKGDRKTRKPLVEKKRRARINESLQELRTLLADTDFHSKMENAEVLEMTVKKVEDILKNRTQESDALSREASERFAAGYIQCMHEVHMFVSSCPGIDATVAAELLNHLLECMPLNEDHLQDVLMDLITDTSGSSTWHGGSETLCATLASPGGRSVSSSSSSALSPAPSTTSSEDLCSDLDETDSEHNHSSTEGMESREALSMPTITYPLSMWRPW